The Amaranthus tricolor cultivar Red isolate AtriRed21 chromosome 14, ASM2621246v1, whole genome shotgun sequence DNA window aaaactatcatcttgagtcattatgttagctattactgaattatagaaagtgggacgagccgaaacgctagcacgcctagacatatcgcgtttcgggttatatacactagcgtaaaaatcatagagttcaactaaatattttttacatgttcctacataatattgtacatcagaagacgggcgatctaacgattgataataaaatcctattactttagttaggacctcagttttaaaacgtgggtccaaaatggttgcgattccataaatataaggaaaatcggtaaaatatgatttccatttttccatcatatctgcaagaatcggccttaattgtgggttagtatcttcatgtgtatgtttaagtagatgataaaaaatagtaatacattcacttattactaagtgaacgttcggttcataaacataagaaaaaatcttagtcgcgtggtcatacgcttctaatatgttatgtacacctattgctaattcccaagtttcatcagctatgaaactatctgtacactcactatatagttgtgttattactgggcgataagcaatcgcctttcttaataaatcgttggttgagccccaacgtgtaggagtatctaatgaccaatacacttttttaagttggtattggtcacataattgtttatatcttctttttatctttccgatcctaagccatttcactatatccctaattggttctaataattcacttaattgttttatgcctacttgacaagataagttaactatatgcgcacaacaacgtatgtgtaataagctacccccaaggattaaactaaaggcaggttcgttaaacaaaagttctatacatttaatgtttgcggttgcattatcagttgaacaacaaaatattttatctaataagttccattctctacatatctctactaatctatattttatgttttcaccggtatgtctttctggcattgtctcaaaagcaattattcttttttgaataatccaatttcgatctatccagtgtgctgttacacacatataagattctaaatgtgggggagcagaccaaatgtcagttgttatgctaaccctaccattaaacgatttaaacatttcaactaattcgtagcgcattgattcgtataatttaattgtgcgtcttttaagagtgctcctagggattgctctatattgtggttgcaattgttgtctagtgagacgctcgtatgccctactttcaccgtggttaaaaggcaattcatcacaaattacatacctagaaaattcatcaatcatgtcattacgattatatctaaaaggcatacctgtgttgggaatgtcccattgtgtctatcggcttccacttgtggtcccgctgccgcttgctgcatgagtttcttttgtgattccatgcttctttgcctaatgtttgttaaaagatcccgttccaccacctaacacgtattcacaaaatacaataaataaatgtttataaaatatgaatatataatgtatgaatgtattatgtatgtataaaaaacttaaaaagtatttacctctggtgaaactgtatgaaactaagggctttactccttgactttcacaaatttgacaagtgcataagaaaatatctggattctcggttggttcttttgtgaaatacgaccacacatgtgaaacagctctactactaggaggtggcattgccggaaaaggttgtcttactggttcatcttcatctaaataaataatttaaaattataaaactataattaaataaataaataatttaaagtttaattaatttgaagaataatattataaaactaaccgatagtttggaaattgactcgtttaccacgagcttgtctttgttgttgttgttctccttgttcttcatgtgatcttgttgatgactgtcgagatatatgtatcccaattggggtcgttggttcctcttcttgttcttcttcttcatcaatttgtatatctctttccacttcttctgcataattatgtaactccggatcgtacccttccggataattatgttcataattataattactaatggagggtgttgttgataccgacggagtagaagtgccCTTTCTTTTagaggaactggaacctcctaatgattttgccactttagtaactttttttgtggcttttttcaaaaatgaagacatgattgataatattgaagtaataatagaaatatagaattaagaaataaataaataattaattatgtaactaactaaattaagaaataattagaagactaattatgtaattaagagaataattgcgtaattaaagaattaagtagagagagtaagtagagagagtaggagaagagatgagttgtgaatgaaaatgattgaaagtgatgagtatatatagagtaAAGTGCAACGGCTATAAAACGGTAACAAACAGCTAgttttggcgaaccggttccatggaaccggtgggccggttcaaccggaccggtcccggttccggttccacggaaccgttgagccggttcaaccggaccggttccggttccggttccagaaccggttccatggaatcgTTGGACCGGTTCTGGTTCCAAACCACGGgtttttttacccggttcacgacggttttttccggcggtttcacggttccggcaacttttttccggcggtttcacggtttcgcggttcggggcggttcgaaacctgtcgcaaacggttccggttccggatccggttccaagaggtttgggaccggttcggttccgggtaacccgccccgtggccatgcctacatatgactatgattttcaattctaaccacttcaaaataataataaataccaaatagtgttgtgtgccaagtttcgtgcaaaacacaccaagtttgacctactttatgtgcgaaaatcccaaaaaagcttaaaaacacataaaatcataacttagcacgtaatttctagcatatgactagctttttaaattctaaccaaatcaacacaataatatataccaaatagtatattgtgccaaataatatataccaaacagtgtttgAGATagtttttgcgcgaaagtgccaaaaagttaaaaaacccttacaatcgaaacttagcacgtaatttctagcataagactatgattttcaatacaaaccacttcaacacaataatacataccaaatagtattgtgtgccaagtttcgtgcaaaacaaaacaaagtttgagatactttatgcgcgaaagtgccaaaaaacttttaaaaacccttaaaatcgcaacttagcacgtaatttctagcatatgaataggtttttacattctaaccactttgacactataatatataccaaatagtgtagtgtaccatgtttcgttcaaaacaaaccatgtttgagatactttatgcgcgaaagtgccaaaaaagcttaaaaaaacccttaaaatcataacttagcacgtaatttctatcatatgactaggtttttaaattctaaccacttcaacactataatatataccaaatagtgatgtgtgccaagtttcgtgcaaaacaaaacaactttgaaatactttatgcgcgaaagtgccaaaaaagctttaaaaacctttaaaatcgcaacttagcaagtaatttctagcatatgactaggtttttaaattctaacaactttgacagtataatatataccaaatactgttgtgtgccaagtttcgttctaaacataccatgtttgagatactttatgcgcgaaagtgccaaaaaagctttaaaaacccttaaaatcttaacttagcacgtaatttcttgcatatgactagattttttaattctaaccacttcaacaatatattacatacctaatagtgttgtgtgccaagtttcgtggaaaacaaaccaagtttgatatactttatgtgcgaaagtgccaacaaaaggttaaaaaacccttaaaatcgcaacttagcacgtaatttctagcatatgactaggttttataattctaaccacttcaacactataatatatacgaaatagtgttgtgtgccgagtttcgtgtaaaagaaaccaagttttaaatactttatgcgcgaaagtgtaaaaaaagttacaaacccataaaatcgaaagcttagcacgtaatttctagcatacgactttgattttcaattataaccacttcgacaaaatagaatataccaaatagtgttgtgttccaaatttcgtgcaaaacaaaccaagtttaaaatacgttatgcacgaaagtgccaaaaaagcttaaaaaacccttaaaatcgtaactcagcatgtaatttctggcatataactataaattgaaattctaaccacttcaactcaataatatatacgaaatagtgatgtgtgccaagtttcgtgcaaaacaaaccaagtatgagataatttatgcgtgaaagtaccaaaaaagcttaaaaacccatgaaaccAAGTATGagataatttctagcatatgactatgattttcaattctaaccacttcaaaacaacaatgtataccaaatagtgttgtgtgccaagtttcgtgcaaaacacaccaagtttgacctactttatgtgcgaaagtccgaaaaaagcttaaaaacacataaaatcataacttagcacgtaatttctagcatatgactagctttttaaattctaaccaaatcaacacaataatatataccaaatagtatattgtgccaaataatatataccaaacagtgtttgAGATagtttttgcgcgaaagtgccaaaaaagttaaaaaacccttaaaatcgaaacttagcacgtaatttctagcataagactatgattttcaatacaaaccacttcaacacaataatacataccaaatagtattgtgtgccaagtttcgtgcaaaacaaaacaaagtttgagatactttatgcgcgaaagtgccaaaaaacttttaaaaacccttaaaatcgcaacttagcacgtaatttctagcatatgaaaaggtttttacattctaaccactttgacactataatatataccaaatagtgtagtgtaccatgtttcgttcaaaacaaaccatgtttgagatactttatgcgcgaaagtgccaaaaaagcttaaaaaaacccttaaaatcataacttagcacgtaattgctagcatatgactaggtttttaaattcgaaccacttcaacattataatatataccaaatagtgatgtgtgccaagtttcgtgcaaaacaaaacaagtttgagatactttatgcgcgaaagtgccaaaaaaattttaaaaacccttaaaatcgctacttagcacgtaatttctagcatatgactagatttttatattctaacaactttgacactataatatataccaaacagtgttgtgtgccatgtttcgttcaaaacaaaccatgtttgagaaactttatgcgcgaaagtgacaaaaaagcttaaaaaacccttaaaatcataacttagcacgtaatttctatcatatgactaggtttttaaattctaaccacttcaacactataatatataccaaatagtgatgtgtgctaagtttcgtgcaaaacaaaacaactttgaaatactttatgcgcgaaagtaccaaaaaagctttaaaaacctttaaaatcgcaacttagcacgtaatttctagcatatgactaggtttttaaattctaaccactttgacattataatatatacaaaatagtgttgtgtaccatgtttcgttctaaacaaaccatgtttgagatactttatgcgcgaaagtgccaaaaaagcttacaaaaaacccttaaaatcataacatagcacgtaatttccagcatatgactagg harbors:
- the LOC130799141 gene encoding uncharacterized protein LOC130799141 translates to MSSFLKKATKKVTKVAKSLGGSSSSKRKGTSTPSVSTTPSISNYNYEHNYPEGYDPELHNYAEEVERDIQIDEEEEQEEEPTTPIGIHISRQSSTRSHEEQGEQQQQRQARGKRVNFQTIDEDEPVRQPFPAMPPPSSRAVSHVWSYFTKEPTENPDIFLCTCQICESQGVKPLVSYSFTRGGGTGSFNKH